In Leptospiraceae bacterium, one DNA window encodes the following:
- a CDS encoding MgtC/SapB family protein, protein MFDIDELNTILIKLGLSCLSGAVIGFERKISRKPAGLRTNMLICLGATLIMIISIHLSTSVSKTLGGESISKITGDPARLAAQVVSGIGFLGAGAILQSKGSGVVIGLTTAATIWTNAAIGLAIGAGFYVLGFVSTGFVVLILFGVKYLEQITQAKSPRLRTLRLVLKKAKKVSHLKKEMYRKGIVIDSEMINKRVNEVEYRADIHISPVMEEELMNELSEDEHILSYNVTKAI, encoded by the coding sequence ATGTTCGATATTGATGAGTTAAATACAATTTTGATAAAGTTAGGTCTGTCTTGTCTTTCCGGTGCTGTAATTGGATTTGAAAGAAAAATTTCGAGAAAGCCCGCAGGTTTGAGAACTAATATGCTCATCTGTCTTGGTGCAACTCTAATAATGATAATCTCTATTCATCTTTCAACTTCAGTTTCAAAAACACTTGGTGGAGAGAGCATTTCAAAAATTACCGGGGATCCGGCAAGGCTTGCGGCACAAGTAGTGAGCGGTATTGGATTTTTAGGTGCGGGTGCAATTTTGCAGAGTAAGGGAAGTGGGGTAGTGATTGGTCTTACGACTGCGGCAACAATTTGGACGAACGCTGCCATTGGTCTTGCTATAGGAGCTGGATTCTATGTGTTGGGTTTTGTTTCTACCGGATTTGTAGTTTTGATTTTGTTTGGAGTGAAATACTTAGAGCAGATAACTCAGGCAAAAAGCCCAAGGTTAAGAACGCTTAGATTGGTTTTGAAAAAAGCAAAAAAAGTCTCCCACTTAAAAAAGGAAATGTACCGAAAAGGGATAGTCATTGATTCTGAAATGATAAATAAGAGGGTGAACGAGGTGGAATATAGAGCAGACATTCATATTTCACCTGTTATGGAAGAAGAATTAATGAACGAGCTGAGTGAAGATGAGCATATTCTATCTTACAATGTAACAAAAGCTATTTAA
- a CDS encoding class I SAM-dependent methyltransferase, translated as MKRVKIFDFSEDENYPEYYKVCRNTGAYYFLPAKSRVYEDSYFMEEYKSQYKKTYYEDESFLRKIAKERILLVHKYLKSESPSVFEIGCAAGFFLDEARQSGFTTKGIEISENEVRYAKSLGLNVVSGSFENYQPKEKYDLVSSYFVLEHFENQEEILWKIESMVKENGLFMLACPSFDGPTFRTNPKNWFLTHPKDHFVDYDPLSLSRVFDKMGMKIVFQKPFSYHKHRDLGWKGKFLSNFVYKTLADWTCYGDTIQIIAKKVKI; from the coding sequence ATGAAAAGAGTAAAAATTTTCGATTTTTCGGAAGATGAAAACTATCCAGAGTATTACAAGGTATGCCGAAATACCGGAGCGTATTATTTTTTACCGGCAAAGTCAAGAGTCTATGAAGATTCTTATTTTATGGAAGAATACAAAAGTCAGTACAAAAAAACGTATTATGAAGACGAATCTTTTTTACGAAAAATCGCCAAAGAAAGAATTCTACTCGTTCACAAATATTTAAAATCGGAAAGTCCTTCTGTTTTTGAAATTGGGTGTGCAGCAGGATTTTTTTTAGACGAGGCAAGGCAAAGTGGTTTTACTACAAAAGGAATAGAAATTTCTGAGAATGAAGTGCGTTATGCGAAATCACTTGGACTCAATGTAGTTTCAGGCTCTTTTGAGAATTATCAACCCAAAGAGAAATACGATCTTGTGTCTTCCTATTTTGTTTTAGAGCATTTTGAAAATCAAGAAGAGATTCTATGGAAGATTGAGTCCATGGTAAAAGAGAATGGTCTTTTTATGCTTGCCTGCCCTTCTTTTGATGGACCTACATTTAGAACTAACCCGAAAAATTGGTTTTTGACCCACCCAAAAGACCATTTTGTTGACTACGATCCTCTCTCTTTGTCTCGTGTTTTTGACAAAATGGGTATGAAAATCGTGTTCCAAAAGCCTTTTTCTTATCACAAACACAGAGACCTCGGCTGGAAGGGGAAATTTCTTTCAAATTTTGTTTATAAAACACTTGCAGATTGGACTTGTTATGGGGATACAATACAAATCATAGCGAAAAAAGTAAAAATATGA
- a CDS encoding UbiD family decarboxylase: MKNFPIRSTKEFTEILQKNNELLFIDEEVDPKLELAEIQRRVVSKKGPAILFTNVKGTKFSVATNLYGSEKRIRIAFGNRPIELIKKLADTAQNMMPPNFRKIWEARSLAFEALKVGLKKVHSPLVLGKSIFPVDNFQLPQLKSWPKDGGAFITLPLVYTESPLTGKSNLGMYRIQFHDSNTTGMHIQIHRGGGFHYFESEKLNKPLPAHIYVGGPPALTLAAIAPMPEDLSELIIASLLLGERLKMYRNKNISPLPIVADADFVILGEIPPKERKPEGPFGDHYGYYALKHDYPILKVRSIYHRKDAIWPATVVGRPPQEDHFIAEFLQELLSPMFPLVMPKLESVWAFEESGVHTLAGAIVKERYPKEAFTAALRILGEGHLSLTKCLFVTDCKVELKNFKKFFTIILERINPNTDIYILSNISQDTLDYTGPGVNQGSKMILLGLGEKKNSLKKSITGHLKCSLFSNPRIFIDGALVISGKKYKKGDRLPEKLLSEKIVQGFLFVFLVDDSIDAVRSEHDFIWTVFTRFEPAGDLYGKYNVVRNHISFSAPVIFDCRMKDWYPPVLEPDKKVQKKVDEKFGKIIDNL; encoded by the coding sequence ATGAAAAACTTCCCAATCCGATCTACGAAAGAATTTACAGAAATTTTACAAAAAAATAATGAGCTCCTTTTCATTGATGAAGAAGTAGATCCCAAATTAGAGCTTGCAGAAATACAAAGAAGGGTGGTATCAAAAAAAGGCCCAGCTATTTTATTTACAAATGTAAAAGGAACTAAGTTTTCCGTAGCAACGAATTTATACGGGTCAGAAAAAAGAATTCGGATCGCTTTTGGAAATCGTCCGATTGAACTAATAAAAAAGTTAGCCGACACAGCTCAAAATATGATGCCCCCCAATTTTAGAAAAATTTGGGAAGCGAGAAGTCTTGCCTTTGAAGCATTAAAAGTTGGCTTAAAAAAAGTACACTCTCCCTTGGTTTTAGGTAAGTCTATTTTTCCTGTGGATAATTTTCAACTACCCCAATTAAAGTCATGGCCCAAAGACGGTGGAGCTTTTATCACTCTACCCCTCGTTTACACAGAAAGTCCACTGACCGGAAAATCAAACCTCGGGATGTACAGGATTCAATTCCACGACTCAAATACTACAGGTATGCATATACAAATCCACAGAGGAGGAGGGTTTCATTATTTTGAATCTGAAAAACTAAATAAGCCTCTTCCTGCACACATCTATGTAGGTGGACCTCCTGCACTGACCTTGGCTGCAATTGCACCTATGCCAGAAGATTTGAGTGAGTTAATTATCGCATCTCTACTACTCGGAGAGAGGTTAAAAATGTATAGAAATAAAAACATTAGCCCTCTACCAATTGTTGCAGATGCAGATTTTGTAATACTAGGCGAAATTCCACCAAAAGAAAGAAAACCAGAGGGGCCCTTCGGAGACCATTACGGATACTACGCTTTAAAGCATGACTATCCTATTTTAAAAGTTCGATCCATTTACCACAGAAAAGATGCAATCTGGCCTGCGACTGTAGTAGGAAGACCTCCTCAAGAAGACCATTTTATTGCAGAGTTTTTACAAGAGTTGCTATCTCCCATGTTTCCACTTGTGATGCCAAAATTAGAATCTGTCTGGGCTTTTGAAGAATCTGGAGTTCATACTCTAGCCGGTGCTATAGTAAAAGAGCGTTATCCGAAAGAGGCGTTCACTGCAGCACTTAGAATCTTAGGGGAAGGCCACCTTTCACTCACTAAGTGTTTGTTTGTTACAGATTGCAAAGTTGAGCTAAAGAATTTTAAGAAATTTTTTACTATAATTTTGGAGAGAATAAACCCGAATACGGACATTTATATCTTGAGTAATATTTCTCAAGACACACTCGACTATACGGGACCTGGTGTAAACCAAGGAAGTAAAATGATTCTTCTCGGTCTTGGAGAAAAAAAGAACTCTCTGAAAAAAAGTATAACCGGACATTTAAAGTGCTCTCTATTTTCTAATCCAAGAATTTTTATTGATGGGGCTTTGGTTATCTCCGGGAAAAAATACAAAAAGGGTGATAGGCTTCCTGAGAAACTGCTTAGTGAAAAAATTGTGCAGGGTTTTCTGTTTGTATTTCTTGTGGACGATTCAATAGATGCGGTAAGATCAGAGCATGATTTTATCTGGACTGTATTTACTCGTTTTGAGCCTGCGGGTGACCTTTACGGAAAATACAATGTGGTTAGAAATCATATTTCGTTTTCTGCACCTGTAATTTTTGATTGTAGAATGAAGGATTGGTATCCACCAGTATTAGAGCCGGACAAAAAAGTTCAAAAAAAAGTAGATGAGAAATTTGGAAAAATCATAGACAATTTATAA
- a CDS encoding DEAD/DEAH box helicase, whose amino-acid sequence MKFEDLPIDSRIKKAISDLGFLELTPIQEKAILPSLEGRDITGLAQTGTGKTIAFLIPIVHRILTDDSKHPRALILAPTRELVIQIAEEAKKLLKYSESNVATIIGGANYKEQEKELKDASIIVATPGRLLDHIKNEKIDLSGIEFFVLDEADRMFDMGFIKDVRFLMKKCHSNKQTFLYSATLSYYVVRLAADYLNDPVEIQIEPEKVTTENIDQKLIHLGREEKIPYLVNLILNEESEGLGIIFTNLKVMVSEIVINLRNYGIAATGISSLLDQKKRIRLLKDFKLGKYRYMVATDVASRGIDIDNINSVYNFDLPSDSENYVHRIGRTARAGRKGTSISFCSERDYTELEKIETLIGRKIAMLQVREDYLNFPKGEYKKFIMENEKEFSKNNEFQNSRNGKKSTHKHGNKKGKGRFQDKKGKQEYKKKIGGDDRPYSNLEEAENYLKKADSVIGEMGKTNVKITKPKGHRSKFEHKPKHHSSRTTEKKTHYDKSKRNLFDINDESNSVKKKPNTIWKKIKSVFGF is encoded by the coding sequence ATGAAATTTGAAGATTTACCAATAGATTCAAGAATTAAAAAAGCCATTTCTGACCTTGGTTTTTTAGAGCTTACTCCGATTCAGGAGAAGGCAATTTTACCCAGCCTCGAAGGAAGAGACATAACCGGATTGGCTCAGACCGGAACAGGGAAAACCATAGCATTTTTAATTCCAATCGTTCACAGAATACTGACTGATGACTCTAAACATCCAAGGGCTTTGATTTTGGCTCCTACAAGAGAGCTTGTAATTCAAATTGCAGAAGAAGCAAAAAAATTGCTGAAGTACTCTGAATCCAATGTTGCGACCATCATAGGTGGAGCCAATTACAAAGAGCAGGAAAAAGAGTTAAAGGATGCAAGTATCATTGTAGCGACACCGGGCAGGTTACTCGACCACATAAAAAACGAAAAAATAGATTTGTCTGGGATCGAGTTTTTCGTGTTGGACGAAGCAGACAGAATGTTTGATATGGGGTTTATCAAAGATGTTCGTTTTCTTATGAAGAAATGCCACTCTAATAAACAAACCTTTCTGTATTCCGCAACTCTTTCCTATTATGTAGTGAGGCTTGCTGCGGATTATTTGAATGATCCTGTAGAGATACAGATCGAGCCTGAAAAAGTTACGACTGAAAATATTGACCAGAAGTTGATCCATCTTGGCAGAGAAGAAAAAATTCCCTACTTGGTGAACTTAATCTTAAACGAAGAAAGCGAAGGATTGGGAATTATTTTTACTAATTTGAAAGTAATGGTTTCAGAAATAGTTATCAATCTTAGAAATTATGGAATTGCAGCCACAGGAATTTCTTCACTGTTGGATCAGAAAAAAAGAATTCGTTTGCTGAAAGATTTCAAATTGGGAAAGTACAGGTACATGGTAGCGACCGATGTTGCTTCACGAGGAATTGATATAGATAACATTAATTCTGTGTACAATTTTGATCTTCCCTCGGATTCGGAAAATTATGTACATAGAATCGGCAGAACTGCAAGAGCAGGGAGAAAGGGTACATCTATCAGTTTTTGTTCTGAAAGAGATTACACTGAGCTTGAAAAGATCGAAACTCTAATTGGTAGAAAAATAGCAATGTTGCAGGTAAGGGAAGACTATCTGAACTTTCCCAAAGGAGAATACAAAAAATTTATCATGGAAAACGAAAAAGAATTTTCTAAAAATAACGAGTTTCAAAATTCAAGGAATGGGAAAAAATCTACTCACAAACATGGAAACAAAAAAGGGAAAGGTAGATTTCAAGATAAAAAAGGAAAGCAAGAATACAAAAAGAAAATCGGTGGAGATGATAGACCTTATTCAAATTTAGAAGAAGCAGAGAACTATCTGAAAAAAGCAGATTCTGTCATCGGTGAAATGGGAAAGACCAATGTTAAAATTACAAAGCCCAAAGGTCATAGAAGTAAATTTGAGCATAAGCCAAAGCATCATTCTTCACGTACAACTGAAAAGAAAACTCATTACGATAAGTCGAAGAGAAATCTATTTGATATAAATGACGAATCCAATTCAGTAAAAAAGAAGCCAAATACGATTTGGAAAAAAATCAAGTCTGTATTCGGATTCTAG
- a CDS encoding N-acetylmuramoyl-L-alanine amidase — MQIPFENNQNYISFESLKKRFPELNLSIDYSTLKGKIQGRKKREILFRIGSFFYVYSKSLEKISRPFLHKKGKLLLPPDVVEVIFMYLTEKEVSYSFRENFIDLQISDPEKISSEKISLKNLIIDPGHGGKDPGSSDSSGVQEKDITLKTAKDLKTYLNKKYPNLNIVLTRSTDIFLELEERSEIANQVFRKKGESIYISLHCNSSLSTEPNGFEIYFLSQTPTTENARELAILENKLLSGKYSKDVMKIRASLLSSVVQRRSKKLAGFVEKGLEKQLSPKILNRGVKKADFSVLRGSLMPAILVEMGYLSNSKESKLIQKEKFRIRLLKGIAGGLHDYANAKD; from the coding sequence ATTCAAATCCCCTTTGAGAATAATCAAAATTATATTTCGTTTGAATCTTTAAAAAAAAGATTTCCTGAATTGAATCTAAGCATTGATTATTCTACTTTGAAGGGGAAAATTCAAGGTAGAAAAAAAAGAGAAATACTTTTTCGGATTGGGTCGTTTTTCTATGTGTACTCAAAATCTTTGGAAAAGATCAGTCGTCCATTTTTGCACAAAAAGGGCAAACTATTATTGCCTCCGGATGTAGTAGAAGTGATTTTTATGTATTTGACAGAGAAAGAAGTTTCTTACAGTTTTAGAGAAAATTTTATAGATTTACAAATTTCTGATCCTGAAAAAATTTCTTCAGAAAAAATTTCTTTAAAGAACCTGATTATAGATCCGGGTCATGGGGGAAAAGATCCTGGCTCTTCCGATTCATCCGGGGTGCAAGAAAAGGATATTACTCTGAAAACAGCAAAAGATTTAAAAACCTACCTCAATAAAAAATACCCGAACTTAAATATCGTTCTTACAAGGAGTACGGATATATTTTTGGAATTAGAGGAAAGGTCAGAGATTGCAAACCAAGTTTTTCGGAAAAAAGGGGAGTCTATATATATCAGCCTTCACTGCAATTCTTCTTTGAGTACAGAGCCAAATGGATTTGAAATATATTTTCTATCGCAAACCCCTACAACAGAAAATGCAAGAGAGCTTGCAATTTTAGAAAATAAGCTACTTTCAGGGAAATACAGTAAGGATGTAATGAAAATTCGGGCGAGTCTGTTATCCTCTGTAGTGCAAAGGAGAAGTAAGAAACTTGCCGGGTTTGTGGAAAAAGGACTGGAAAAACAACTAAGCCCGAAAATTCTGAATCGTGGTGTAAAAAAAGCGGATTTTTCCGTACTTAGGGGGAGTCTTATGCCGGCAATTCTTGTGGAAATGGGATATTTATCTAATAGTAAGGAATCTAAACTTATTCAAAAAGAAAAATTTCGGATAAGATTATTAAAGGGAATTGCCGGAGGTTTGCATGACTATGCGAATGCAAAAGATTAA
- the topA gene encoding type I DNA topoisomerase, producing the protein MAKANPTSKKLFLVESPTKAKTIREYLGNDFFVEASFGHVLDLPEKRLGILVSKNFTPEFEIPKTKSKVVKQIREKAKGVTEIYLGGDSDREGEAICHELKEILQKEKKVFYRVKFREISKEAIWNSLANKESINSNLVESQIARRILDRLVGYMISPILWEKISVQGLSAGRVQSVVLSWICKRELEIKNFTPEEYFTIDAQVETKDKIQFDMTLKKISGEIAEIKTKDHLEKILKDFSYEQDKKNTRDVFLKVQEVLKKKKIKNPPSPYNTSALQQDASQFLQFSPKKTMKVAQELYEGLNLGKFGKSGLVTYMRTDSRSVSLEAEKSRQKFIENKYGKDYISKNPQKKSGKEFAHEAIRPTDVWKNPESIKSFLNIDQLKLYKLIWERFVSSGMKPTEIENTTISADYKNYSFQFSCDKVLFRGFMEGFSFGKLKEFKDYDKIQVRKGDELKVVEITSEKKETNPPVRYTESSIIRKMEKTRIGRPSTYSTIFEILKKRKYIEIKKSYIFPTELGGVVDGVMVENFSDFTDEKFTAEMEKDLDRIESGELSRVKLLEKFYSPFSQALSKVKSGKNSKLENLKNPESLVQKENPCPLCGDGKLVQNLTRKKRLYYRCSRFPYCEFVSYEKP; encoded by the coding sequence ATGGCTAAAGCTAATCCAACTTCTAAAAAATTATTTTTGGTCGAATCACCGACTAAGGCAAAAACAATTCGAGAATATTTGGGAAATGATTTTTTTGTAGAAGCAAGCTTTGGTCATGTTTTAGACCTCCCGGAAAAAAGACTTGGGATTTTAGTCTCAAAAAATTTTACTCCTGAGTTTGAAATCCCCAAAACTAAATCAAAGGTAGTGAAGCAGATTCGTGAAAAGGCAAAAGGAGTAACTGAGATATACTTGGGTGGGGACTCCGACAGAGAAGGTGAAGCTATTTGCCATGAGCTAAAAGAAATTTTGCAAAAAGAAAAAAAAGTTTTTTACAGGGTTAAGTTTAGAGAGATTAGTAAAGAGGCGATATGGAATTCTTTGGCAAATAAAGAGTCTATCAATTCTAATTTAGTGGAGTCTCAAATTGCAAGAAGGATATTAGATCGCTTGGTAGGCTATATGATTAGCCCTATCCTCTGGGAAAAAATTTCTGTTCAAGGATTGTCTGCGGGTAGGGTTCAGTCGGTTGTGCTTTCTTGGATTTGCAAAAGAGAACTAGAAATAAAAAATTTCACACCGGAAGAATATTTTACAATTGATGCTCAAGTTGAAACGAAAGATAAAATTCAATTTGATATGACTCTTAAAAAAATTTCTGGGGAAATTGCAGAAATTAAAACAAAAGATCATTTAGAAAAAATTTTAAAGGATTTTAGTTATGAACAAGATAAAAAAAATACTCGTGATGTATTTTTGAAAGTACAAGAAGTTCTTAAAAAGAAAAAAATAAAAAATCCGCCGTCTCCCTACAATACCTCTGCCTTACAACAAGATGCGTCTCAATTTTTACAATTTTCTCCAAAAAAAACTATGAAAGTAGCCCAAGAGCTATACGAAGGTTTGAATCTCGGAAAATTCGGGAAGTCGGGGCTTGTAACTTATATGAGAACAGATTCAAGGTCTGTGAGTTTAGAAGCAGAGAAAAGCCGGCAGAAGTTTATAGAAAATAAATATGGGAAAGACTATATCTCTAAAAATCCGCAAAAAAAAAGTGGGAAAGAATTTGCACACGAGGCGATTCGACCTACAGATGTATGGAAAAATCCTGAATCCATAAAAAGTTTTTTAAATATAGACCAGTTAAAATTGTACAAATTGATCTGGGAAAGATTTGTATCTTCCGGAATGAAGCCCACAGAAATCGAAAATACTACAATTTCAGCAGATTATAAAAATTATTCTTTTCAGTTCAGTTGTGACAAAGTATTGTTTCGAGGTTTTATGGAAGGCTTCTCTTTTGGTAAATTAAAGGAGTTTAAGGATTACGATAAAATTCAAGTCAGGAAAGGAGATGAACTAAAAGTAGTGGAAATTACTTCTGAAAAAAAAGAAACAAATCCTCCTGTACGTTATACGGAATCCTCAATAATCAGGAAAATGGAAAAGACTCGGATTGGAAGACCGTCCACGTACTCTACGATTTTTGAAATTTTAAAAAAAAGAAAATATATAGAAATAAAAAAGTCGTATATTTTTCCTACGGAGCTTGGGGGTGTAGTGGATGGGGTGATGGTAGAAAATTTTTCGGATTTTACAGATGAGAAATTTACCGCCGAAATGGAGAAAGATTTAGACAGGATAGAGAGTGGAGAGTTGAGTAGAGTCAAACTATTGGAAAAATTTTATTCTCCCTTTTCTCAAGCCTTATCAAAAGTGAAATCAGGCAAAAACAGTAAATTGGAAAACTTGAAAAACCCAGAATCTCTTGTCCAAAAAGAAAATCCATGTCCATTGTGTGGAGATGGAAAACTTGTACAAAACCTGACTAGAAAAAAGAGGCTCTATTACAGGTGCAGTAGATTTCCCTATTGTGAGTTTGTAAGTTATGAGAAACCTTGA
- a CDS encoding RidA family protein, whose product MTPLEKLKSLKLELPTPPKAIAAYIPAKSSDKLIFTSGQLPMKDGKLKFTGKLGKEVDLEMGKECAKIACLNGLSAISGVLGGLDRISKIIKIGVYVASTPEFTDHHLVANSASELLVNIWGNLGNHARFAIGVPSLPLDAPVELEIIAEIR is encoded by the coding sequence ATGACTCCTTTAGAAAAACTAAAATCTCTCAAATTAGAACTCCCGACCCCTCCAAAAGCTATCGCAGCCTATATCCCTGCAAAATCTTCCGACAAACTAATCTTTACATCCGGTCAACTTCCAATGAAAGACGGAAAACTAAAATTTACAGGTAAATTAGGCAAAGAAGTCGATTTAGAAATGGGAAAGGAATGCGCTAAAATTGCATGCCTAAACGGGCTATCTGCTATTTCCGGTGTTTTAGGAGGTCTGGATAGAATTTCAAAAATTATTAAAATAGGTGTTTATGTAGCGTCCACACCTGAATTCACTGACCACCACTTAGTCGCCAATTCTGCGAGTGAGCTTTTGGTCAATATCTGGGGGAACCTTGGAAACCACGCAAGATTTGCGATAGGAGTCCCTTCCCTTCCATTGGACGCACCTGTTG